The genome window CCGACGCTGGCGATCGCCGCCCTCGGTAGCGACAAACTAACGGCCGAGCGGATCGCCCCGATCGTCGACAAGGTCGACGTGATCGCGTGGAACTACAAGTTCGTTGATAAGGCGGCCGCCGCGATGGTTCACAAGCACGGCAAGAAGCTGTTTGTCTACACGGTCAACGATCCGAAGCAGGCGAAAGAGTTGGTTGACCTCGGCGTCGACGGCATCATCACCGATCGACCGGCTGAGATCGGCGCCGCGATTCGCAAATAGCAGCTGTGCTAGCAGCAGTAAGAAAATAATTGGGACGGCGTGAGTGATCGCGCCGTCCTTTTTGTTGCGCTACGCGAATCAATCTTGACCTGATTCGCAATGAGATCTATATTCCCGCGCCCTAACTTGTTAGGGATCGACCCGCATGGACGCAAACTTTAGAAAAAATCGATCGATTTTCACAGAAGCAAGGAGGCGAGTGTGACTACGTTTCGAAACGCCCATCGAGCAACCTGGGCCATTATTGCGGGCGGCTTCGTTCTGGTCGCTGTCGGCGTGATCGCCGTTCGCAATCTGGGAGGCGAAAACAATGCCGTCGCCCAGCAGCCGCAAGCTGGCCAGGCCGCACCGGCCGCCGCTCCGGCGATCAAAACTGTCGCCGTCGTCAATCGCGAACCGATTACCCGCGATGAACTGGGACGCGAAGCGGCTCGTCGCTTTGGCGAAACCGTTCTGGAAAGCGTCATCAACAAACGCCTGATCGCGGATGAATGCCAAAAGCGCAACATCACGATTACGTCGACTGAAATCGACGCCGAAATCGAAAACACCGCCAAAAAGTTCGGCCTGTCGGTCGACAAGTGGTTCAGCCTGCTAAAGGACGAACGGAACGTCACGCCGGCTCAGTACCGCAATGACATCGTCTGGCCGACGATGGCCCTGCGTCGCTTGGCCGCCAATCGTTTGGAAGTGACCCAGGATGAGCTGAACGAAGCCTGGGAATCGCAATTCGGCCCGAAGGTGAAGTGCCGCATGATCTCGGTCAGCGATCGCGCCTTGGCCGAAGAACTACGTGCCAAAGCGGCCGCCAATCCGGAAGGTTTCGCCGACATGGCGAAGGATTTCTCGGAAGATCCGAACAGCGCCGCCGCTCGCGGTTTGATTCCGCCGATCAGCAAGCACATGGGCACCCCGGAAGTCGAAGACCTGGTCTTCGCCTTGAAAGAAGGGGAAGTCTCGCAGGTTCTCTTTACCGCGGGTCAGTACCTGATCTTCAAGTGCGAATCGCACTTGCCGCCGACCGAAGTCGACGCCGCCAAGCAGCCGGAAATCGCCCAACGCATGGTCGAAGCGATTCGTGAGCACAAGCTCCGTTCGTCGGCCGGCGACGTTTACGAAGAGTTGCAAAAGGTCGCCAAGATCCAAAACTTCATGGAAGATCCGACCGGCCAGCCG of Blastopirellula sediminis contains these proteins:
- a CDS encoding peptidylprolyl isomerase, with protein sequence MTTFRNAHRATWAIIAGGFVLVAVGVIAVRNLGGENNAVAQQPQAGQAAPAAAPAIKTVAVVNREPITRDELGREAARRFGETVLESVINKRLIADECQKRNITITSTEIDAEIENTAKKFGLSVDKWFSLLKDERNVTPAQYRNDIVWPTMALRRLAANRLEVTQDELNEAWESQFGPKVKCRMISVSDRALAEELRAKAAANPEGFADMAKDFSEDPNSAAARGLIPPISKHMGTPEVEDLVFALKEGEVSQVLFTAGQYLIFKCESHLPPTEVDAAKQPEIAQRMVEAIREHKLRSSAGDVYEELQKVAKIQNFMEDPTGQPNPDVIATLNGLPIMQKDLEEECITRHGVEVLDGEINRRVLQQALKSRNLDVTEQDLNDEISRAADSYGFLKKDGSPDFEAWLEEVTKEQNISVEVYVRDAVWPTVALKKLVAEKIQVTEEDVQKGFEANYGERVQVLAIVLDNQRRAQEVWDMARKNPSEQFFGELARQYSIEPVSKNNDGQVPPIRRNGGQPKLEEEAFRLQPGELSSIVNIGRQSLILKALGRTKPTITDINVVRDELVKDIHEKKIRLEMAKAFDELREEAQIDNFLANTTQMGKKLEAAARQQPTR